ATGTGGCTTCTGACCACATGTTAGAAGCAGGCAGCCCGGCGTTTCCCTGGCCCTCCCCGGAACTGCTTCATCAGAGATTTGCCCCTGTCTGTTGCTTGAAGAGTTTCCTTACTTCAGTGTATGGTTCTGGGACACTGCCTTCCTTTGTCCCCAAAGACCACTGTCTTCTGCCCTGTCCTTTGCTCAGCTTTTGCATAGGAAGACCGTCACCCTAACGATCCAGCAGTTGTCTCCTGATAGAGCATGCCATCCTGAACTAAGGGtcctccagggctgggggcagagctggTGCCAGGCCTGGAGTGGGGGAGGAGGTGTCTGGTCAAGTCTGCTCTGACCTCTCACTGTCCCCTTTCTTCCCcaggctgctgctcctgctgcccctCGGGCTGTGCCAAGTGCGCCCAGGGCTGCGTCTGCAAAGGGGCATCAAACAAGTGCAGCTGCTGCGCCTGATGTCCGGAGATCCCAGCTTCCAGATGTAAATAGAAGGACGTGCAcaaacctggattttttttttcatacaaccCTGACCCGTTTGTTACATTCCTTTTTCTATGACGTATTTGAACGACAATAAACTCATCTAGACTATTCTGGCTCCTGGTGCCTAGTTTGGTGTTGGGTACATGGCAGTTGGTTCTAGCTGGGTTGTAGAGGGACCTGGTTgaaggaggctggggagaggggaaaacGGAAGTGTGGGTCAGGTGCAAGGTGTCCTGCAGTCCTGCCTGGCCTCACCTCTGCTTTGTGAGCTGCGGCAGGGGGTTTATTCTGCCACCTTCTAGAGACAGTTCATTGGTGGTCCCTGTCCTTTTTGAGTATCTGTGTCACACTCAACCACCACCTATGGTGCACCTACTGCATACAAGTTAGGCatggggttctttttttttttgagacagagtctcactttgttgcccaggctagagtgagtgccatggcgtcagcctagctcacagcaacctcaaacttctcggctcaagcgatcctcctgcctcagcctcccgagtagctggaactataggcatgcaccaccatgcctgggtaattttttatatattagctggccaattaatttctttctatttataatagagatggggtcttgctcttgctcaggctggtttcgaactcctgaccttgagcaatccgcccgcctcagcctcccagagtgctaggattacaggtgagccatcGCACCCTGCCAGGCATGGGGTTCTCGGTGGTTCAGGGAACTTGGAGCTCACAGACTGCTGGGGAGAGACAGATAATTATGGAACCGAAGTCGTCTTGTAAAAAGCAAATACAGCTGTGATTGAGATGTACCGGGCGAGCCTGAATGACCAGCCCTTTCCACTGAGACCTGGGAGCTTCTTCCTGCCAGAGGGCGCAGCTTGGCAGAGGCCCGGGGTGGGAAAgagcttgctgtgagctcagGGACAGAAGAAGGCCAGCGTGTGCTCATTGCAAGGGAGAAGCCCGTGTTTCCTTTagagagggaaggacagagacCTCGTGCCTGGATCGTCGGACGAACTCTTGTCCTGGCTGCACTGCTGAATCCCTTGGAGAAAAACACTCAAGCCGGTGTCCCGCTCCCCCCTCTTCTGGCACCCATTCTGAATTTTTTAGATCTAAGATGGGCCCAGGGAACGTACATTTTTAAGAAGTTCCTAAATTTGCCACTCACTGAAGCAGTCACATGGAATCATTTGGTGAAATAAAATGGATTCTGCCATTTCCTCTCTGGTCTCAAGAGCAGGAGATATTTTCTACCCCAGTTGGTATTTGGAGCAACTCCCCAACGTGTGGCTGCCTGTACCGGTGGCCGAGGGAACCCGGAGGTGCCCAGCTCCTGTCTGGCTGTGGAGGGAGAGGCAGGCCGGCTCACCGCCCAGGGCGTTGCACGTGTCCTTGTGTAGACCAAACCGGGCTCAGAGTGCAGGTCCGAGCCTCTGTGGGGACTCACGCTACCGGAATCCCACCCCAGTGGGGGTGGCTGGTGTCCAAGTGTGGGTGGTGCTGTTTCCTGGGGGGAGAGATTCTGGCAGATTCTTTGTAGGGCATGAGCCAGGGTGCGATGTGGTCACCACTCTATTTGTCTCAGATTTGGTCTAGAAGCCCTGGTGCCAAAGTCACAAACGCGCCAGCCATTGCTCTTTCACAACTCTGTTTGGAGACATTGCAGCTGCCAGACCTCTCGGGGGATGGCTACAGGATGTTTTCACCGGGCCTGACAAACAGGATCATGACACTTgcagctttttattttctccaagtcaTGTGTGAAGCGGCATCCTCGTTGCATCCCTCACCCTCAGCCCTGAGCCCCATCTTCCCTAGGGAATGGGGTGGGCATGATCATGGTGGATGTCTGTTGGAGAGATTAACTTATAGTAATTTGAAAACATTGATGTGGCTGTTATTGGAATGTCTTGTTTAATTCCAGAAGTTCCAGTGCCAAGTACACCGTGATGAAACAGCTTGCTAAAGCAATTAAGAGGGtcggctctggagccaggctgcttgGCTAGAGCCACAGTGCCACTACTCAGGCCAGTTACATGGCCTGTCTGTGCCTCACATTTCTCATCTGTGACGTGGAGACAATAACGGTGCCTACccatggggttgttgtgaggttGGATGTGTCTAGCATGGTCCCAGGCACACATCAAGTGCTCAATACGTGCTACCTTCCTCTGGGCTAGGTGCAGTGCCTGACAATCAGTAGGTGATCCATAAATGCTCTCTGCTTAATTCAATGAGCACTTATTGGATCCCATACTGTATATAAATcactgtgctgggcacagagagggaagataatataaaaataagagccAACCCCTTTGTTGGACTTACTCAAGTCCCTGTTGAGCTCAGGGAGCAATTATTTAGCACTTCAGGATGCAGCTACTGAGCTGGAGCAGAGAGTTGGAGTCTGAACAGTTCTGCCTTCAAGAGCAGGCTCCAGTCCACACTAGGGTGGGCCGAGCGTGACATGGGCTAAGGAGGGGTATGGAAACCTTGGGGGGAGGATGTAAATTATTCTCACCGGGAGATCAGGAGGAAACCCTTCACTCATTCATCCTTTCACATGGTCACATCTTGGCCACAGGAGACAGAGCAGATGGGTGGGCTGTACAAGTAGGAGAGTAACTCTTCTGGAAAGGGTTGTCACAGCACCGTGAGCAATGCAGATGATCAGTATTGGATAAAAAGAAACTTGAACAAatcaaattttctcttctgagAAGTGTAAGTTCAAGGTGCAGGTCGGGGGATAAAAAGGGCTGCcaggccaggtgccgtggctcacgcctataatcctagcactctgggaggccgaggcaggaggattgctcaaggtcaagagttcgaaaccagcctgagcaagagccagaccccatctctactataaatagaaagaaattaattggccaactcatatatatagaaaaagttagccaggcatggtggcgcatgcctgtagtcccagctactcgggaggctgaggcaggagaattgcttgagccaaggagtttgaggttgctgtgagctaggctgacgccatggcactcgctctagcctaggcaacaaactaagactctgtctcaaaaaaaaaagggctgcCAGAGCTCATGCTATAACTGGACCAATGTTATGAAAACAGTAAAGAATCCACGCTAAACAGTAGCCATGAGGGCCATTACCCAAGCTACGTATGCTTTTCTATGAGAACTGCTATAGATCTCAGTCGTCTAGAGACCCAGAAAGGCTGAACATCTGCTGAGAGGGTTCCCAATGACACCTCACCTCTCTTTGAATTCTGAAAGCAAACTGTCTCAGTCAGGGTTCCTTGGATGCAAGCAACAGAAATAGACTCTAGCTAAATTAGGCAAAACAAGTTCACTGGAAGGAGCTTCGGGACCCATGGAGTTGACTAGAAGGACGGAGACATAGGCTCAGGAAACAGGCAGGAGCTGTGGGTGTCCAGGCAGCAGGTCATGTCCTAGGGACAATCTGGCTGGGCTGCGGCAGTTTGCATAGCTGTCACCCCACTTCTGCTGCCCCAAATACCACCACCTCTGCTGCCGGCCACCACTACTGTGAATGAGTTAAACTAAACTGTCCATTGAGTTCTTTACCTTTGGCCTGAGGCCCAGAGTCTGCAGAGCCAAGCTGGCtggcggtggggaggaggaggacctgGCCATCCCTAGTGGGACGTAGGGCCCCGCACACTCCAGAGACTCACACTGTAAAGTTTCTTCCTATACTTGTAAGGGTCCTGGCAGGAAGTCAGTGAGTAACTGGGGAGAGTTTAATAAAGTGATTGTTTGCAAATGAGTAGGAAGGAtgagagaaatgaacaaaagacacGAAGGCTCCCAGTTCTGCAACAGTGGGGAGCATTACCAGGCCCAGGCCTTGCTGTCACTGGAACCCAGAGAGAGAGGCTGTAGGAGAGGATGTCCCCACGGGAGCTGTGACCTTCAGGTTGCCATGCAACCTGGCAAGGAGGCAGCCTGGGGAGTCTCCTCTGTGACTTCCCCTCTGCTCCCATCTCTGCTGCTGCTCTCACTGCCTGAACCCAACCAGATGCTGAGCCTACAgctccctcccactccccagcTAGAAGGAGGAAGGTGCAGAATAGTCTGGAAAATACCAGCACACCCCACAAATAAGCTGTGTCCCATCAATCATCAATCCAGGCTGTGTGTGTCTCTTCCTCATACTCCGAAAGAATCGAACTACTCTAGAGATGAGTTCAGCGTACAGggttggagggaggaagggaaggggtcAGGGGTGAAGGTGGAAGCCCTGAGTGGGGGAGGTGGCAGGCATTTGAGGGCTCTCAGCGGGCCTGACCGCAGGTGTGGCTGAGCAAGTGTGCTCAGAGCCCCCTGAggagtggaggtggggagagaaccCAAATCTCACACTTGTATGGGCCACGGGATGCCCACCAGGCTCCACCCCTGCATCGCCACCCCTGCTGAGCTGCCCTTCCAGGGTGATCCCtggggccgcccctggctggctGAAGGCTGATAGCCACCTCCTGTCCCAGGCAAAGCCATGAAGTCAGCAAGGCTGCCCCCAGTTCCCCCTGTGCCCCTCCACCACTCCCAGCTCCttctggctcctcctcctcctcccctgcagaCTCCCACTACTCCTCTACTTGGCAGGGAGTGGGGACTTGGGGCATGCTGTAAGGCCGGGCTGGTATTTTGCCTCTCAGGGCTCCCTCTGCGCCTCTGCCTGGACAGACTCAGTGATTCTCAAGTCCTcgagggaggaaactgaggcgagGCTGGGAAGCTGGTGTTGCCAGTGTGGCCTGGGTGATAAGAAGGACTGGATGGGTGAGTCCCCTGGGGAGTCCAGAGGTGGCCTTGCAAAGCTGCGGGATGGATCTGGGCCCTGTCACCAggctcccccacacacacccccacctgCCCTATATATCATTTCCATCCTGGGGGTGACGGTACCCCCAAACCCGAGCAGGGCTAAGCCGGAACCTATACCTGTAGGTCAGTGATCTTGCATCTCCCAACCCTGGAGGGTTCGccagtgtcaatggaaaagaacccaaactctgtaaaatagtATGAAGAGGTTTATTCTGCGCTGAATGTGTGTGGCCTCGGCCCAGAGAGCcccgcccaagaagccttgagcaagtggttcTGCTGTGGTTAGGTtagagtttggttttatacattttagggagacagcaATTGCACATAAAATCATAAGTCAAGACATgcaaggtgtacattggtttggtccaaaaaagcaggacatctcaaagcaagTGCttgcaggttataggtgggtttaaagattcctttcatttgtaattggttaaagaaatgaagctttgtctaaaggcctgGAATGTCTTACAataaggatgtctgttaatcagagatgaGCCATACTGTGATGTGTTCAGTAAagtgatggcctgcaggtgtgctTTGATCTTTGTCTTGCATAGTTCCAGAAGGAATGGGCATAACCAGGTGAGACatacctcccttctcctcatggccGGCAACTCAGCTTTACGGTTTTTCTGGGGTgtccttggccaagaaggggtccattTGGTCAGCTGGTGGGCTTAAGATGTTACTTCAGTTCACAGCAGCTTAAGGGGTCCTTCAGACAGACAAGGACAGAGAAAGGCGACGCTTTGTCCAGAGAAGTGAGTTTCTGGGGGTGGACTGAGGCTGGATGGGCATTTGTTAAGTTTGACCGTCTGGTGTCCCTTCCCCCCAACTTCCTTTTGGGGAATTCCCTCTGCTCCCATCTTAGGAGGGGAGAGCCGGGGCCCTGACTCCGGCTACAACAGCAGGAGAGCCAGAGCCTTGCTCTTCAGCGAGCCTCAGCCGATTGGATGTTCCCTCTGGAACTCTGACACGTGGAGTAGAATTGTCTCAAAGGACATCATCACAGGTGCAGCCTGCAGATCTGGCGTCCCAGCCCCATGGCATTTCCTTGGTTCCTGCCCCCTCACCAAGACTGTTCCTACAGCTCCCACCTTTTTCCCTGCTTGCAAATGACCCTTAGCTTAATTTTGTTGCTTGCAACCCAAGCATCTGGACAGACACCCCTTTGGCAGGGAAGATGTTGGTGCGGGGAGGGGCCTCCCCACTGCAGCATGGGACCACCCACTGTGACCAAGACATCCTCACCAGGTCCCCAGGGGCTCGGGCTCTGAGAGCAGAACTGCATGGGGTGACTGGTTATCACCTCCCATCCCGGGGCTACATTCCTTCTTGCCTGGGCCTGTGAGACCCACCCTTGGGTGAGGCTCTCTCTGAGCAGGTAGGTGTTTCCTGCCGGTGGGGCCTGCGGCTCTCGGCCCTGGGAAAACTGACTTTCCTGGCAGGGACTCAACGTCTGTAACAGTCAGAAATGCCTCCTCGGAGTCTTATGGGCCACATGGGGTGGGGTCCCTGGTACAGTTGAAAAAAGGCCAAGGCAAAATCCCCAAGGCGAGCTCCCCCAGGGGAAGAGCCCAAAGAGAGCATGTGTCCCGGGCCCTTGGCAGCCCTCAGTGTGGGCCCTCATCTCTCCCGGAGGAGAGGACAGGGTAAGAAAAGCCCTGGAGATGGGAAAGGGAGTCTTGTTTGAGCACTTCCCAGATAATAGGGAGCCACAGAGAGTTAAGGGGCAAGGGAACAACGTGATTGGAgctatgtatttattcattcatccccGGCTACTTCCACTGTGCTGGGCCTGTGCCAAGGGctgattaataataatgaatgagACAGTCGTTGCCCTCCTGGGGTCCTTCAGTCCATGGTATGAAGGTGGGGGAGTCAGGTACACAAATAAATTCAACACAGGGTGAAGGAAGGTGGAGTGGCATCAAGACAGCTCCCAtcaccccccaccacccccactgcTGCCAAGTCCAAGTCACCATCCGCTTCTCCTAGATGAAGGCCTCAGTTTCCAACCCGGCCTCCCCACTCTGCCCTTGCCCCCTGCAGCCTATTCTCTgcccagcagccagagggatcttCTGCTCGAAACCCTCCGCTGGTCCCCGTCTCACTCCATGTAAAAGTCAGAGCCCCCAACGTGGCCCTCGGGCGGTAATGGAGCCTGCAGACCCACACGCTCTTAGCGTACTGCAGAATCTTTCATTTCTGCCAACCAGGTGGGTACAGATGGTATCCCATTGTGaccttaatttgcattttcttgatcaCCAATAATGTGGAACatctcttcatttgtttattaccacatgtatttatttccttttctgagaaATGCTTGCCTAAATCTTATgctcacttttgttttttgtttttatttttgagacagagtctcactttgctgtccagggtacagtgagtgccatggcgtcagcctagctcacagcaacctcaatctcctgggctcaagcgatcctcctgcctcagcctcccaagtagttgggactacaggcatgcgccaccatgcccggctcattttttctatatattttagttgtccaattaatttctttctatttttagtagagacggggtctcgctcatgctcaggctggtttcgaactcctaaccttgagtgatccacccgcctcggcctcccagagtgctaggattacaggcgtgagccacctcgcccggcccttatgctcacttttaaaaattttttttattttttattttgtttttttgtttttttttttgtttttttttttttttttttgagacagagtctcgctttgttgtccaggctagagtgagtgccgtggcgtcagcctagctcacagcaacttcaaactcctgggctcgagcaatccttctgcctcagcctccccagtagctgggactacaggcatgcgccaccatgcccggctaattttttttttttatatatatatatcagttggccaattaatttctttctatttatagtagagacgaggtctcgctcttgctcaggctggttttgaactcctgaccttgagcaatccgcccgcctcggcctcccaagagctaggattacaggcgtgagccaccgcgcccggccttcttttaaaaattaactaaagtcCACGCTCTATTCAGATTCCCTTAGTCTTTAGCTAATGCCCCTTTTCTGCTCTAGGATCCTGTCCAAAATACCCTGCCACATCTAGCCTTGTGTCTCCATAGGCTCCTCTGGGCAGTGGCAGTTTCATTGgaccttccttctttccatgGCCTTGACTGTTCTGAGGCGGGTCAGGTACACTGTAGGAGACCCCTCTGCTGGCATTTGTCTGATGTTGTCTCATTCTTACACTGGGGTTCTGGGGTtctgggaggaagaccacagggCCTTCCTCATCACATGGTATCAATGGCATAACACAATCAACATGACTTATCCCCGCTGacgttgaccttgatcacctggctgagggaGTGTCTGCAGGTGTCTCTGCAGTGAAGTTCACACGCTGTATTCTTTGGAAGGAACTCACCATGAATACCccatacttaaaaagaaatggagatgTACACTCTTTGAGGACAAGtatttaaatagattatttagaattcttctatacaggagatttttttcttctcctttatttactcattcaattATTTACTTATATCAATATGGATGATGGACATTTATCTTacactttgggttataatccaatgcTGCTTTCTTTTGTTGCCCAAACTGTTCCAACTTTGGCCATTAGGAGCTTGTTCAGgtggctcctgtgtccctttgacatacccCATATCATtacagtttatcttttttttttcttggaaggtatttctttattctgtttgtgCTCATTTTGCTATGGGTTTTTTGTATTCTTATTGTAGTATAAACATTCTTTATATACACTTGAATTTCTTCCTTAATAAGACTGAGTTTTTTGATGGACAAAAGATCTTTCAAAGTAggcaaatttatcaaattttgttatataatctGTTCTTTTGTGGCTTATTTAAGGAATGCTTTGCTACCCCAAGGTCTAAAAGATATTTGAATAcctaaaattatctaaaatatgtTTTGCAAAGTTTTATGTTTGATATTTAAGCCCCTCATCCATCTGGAGTGGATTTTTGTCCATGACGTTGAGACAGGGatccaatttcttctttttcctggtgAGCAGTCAGGTCCATTTATTGAATGTTCTCCCTTTTCATGGCTCATCTGACTTGCCAATTGTGTCATATAAGActggcaaaatattaataactggaGGAAGTTATTCAATTAATATGTAATGTTACCCTGAGTAGGAACCAAAGCCTTCTTATTAGGCCTATTTCACATAAGAATATGGTTACAAAATGCTtcatatgctattttaaaaatctaatccaACAATGCATGAaaaatacaccatgaccaagtgttCTAGGTATGCAAGGAAAttttaatatgatgaaataaataaatattacttatcaCATTAGGAGAGCTAAAGAGAGAAATCATAAGATTATATCAATGgagacaggggaaaaaaaagccccaTTTGAtacaaagtttgagaaccattcaTGATAAAGATTCTTAGTAAATTAGAAGGTAATTTCCTTAACTTGATCCGTCAGTCATGGTCCAATCAGGAGACAGAGACCACACAGTACTTTGAACAGGGAAGGTTTACTATAAAGTTGACCATAAAGACGGGACAGGAAATTGGAGTGACAGAGAACTGATATAGTGCATGAAGAAAACTCCGAAGAGTGCAGGAATGGCAGACACAGGGGACAGCCACTATCTCAGGGCTGAGCTAGAGCACTCAAGAAAGATCCAGAGCCACCCACTCCAGGGCCGGGATGTGGATCTTACCGGAGAGGGCCTAGCCCTGGCTCCATGTTGGATGGAGAAGTCTCTGAAGTGCCTTGCTGCAGAGACTCGCCAGAAACCTGCCACCTGGGCTGCAGGGGAAAGTCACTGTCCACAGAACGGGGTCACACCTTGCCACCTGCTGCAAAGCTGCCTGAGAGGAGATGCCAGGGGAAGCTGCTGGCCACCGGGCACCGCCAGACACCACACTGCAGAACCCGGGAGCTGGAAAAGCCACCTGTATCTGTCAGCTCCGGCTGCTGGAACAAAATGCCATCGACTTAACGCATTAAGTGCCCTGACAGTTGTATTTAATTTGctctagttttgaccccagggccatgtgaagcatatataaaatcttgttgatgttcttattgttataattaacattgacaatttaattctatttttatttattttttattttaatttttatttatttatttattttgagacagagtctcgctttgctgcccaggctagagtgagtgccatggcgtcagcctagctcacagcaacctcaaactcctgggctcaagcaatccttctgcctcagcctcctaagtagctgggactacaggcatgtgccaccatgcccggctaattttttctatatatattagttggccaattaatttctttatattagagacggggtctcgctcttgctcaggctggtttcgaactcctgacctcgagcaatctgcccacctcggccgcccagagtgctaggattagacaatttaattctaaaaatgtggattaaatggaTAGAAGttaatagatttcatttttatacttatgtttacctttaaattacacttgaagtttttattctatttttgtaaaacaaaacagtgtgtaaaataaaacagtgtggccccaaggaaaagtttctgatttttttgtgtgcaGTCAATGcattaaagaacagaaacttatttcctcACACTTCgagaggccagaagtttgagatcagggtgccagggTGGTTGGGTTCTGATGAGGGCTCTTTTCTGGCTTGTAGATGGCAACTGTCTTACTGTGTCCTCAGTGTAtgtgcagagagaaagagaaagcactccgatgtctcttcttataagggtgcTAATCTCATGATGGGGgccccatcctcatgacctcacATAACCCCAATTATCAATACAAATACCATCACGTTAGGGGTTAAAGCTTctgcatatgaatttgggggcaggggacacacacattcagtccataagaTCAGCCTCTGCAGGAGCCTAGTGCAGGAGAAACCATGCTGTGCAGAACTGGGTGCTGAAGAAACAGCACTCTACAGGAATTATGTGCAGCGAAAAGAGCTCTACAGGAGCCCATCAAAGAAGGCACACAGCAACCAGAAAGAGAAAACGCCTTCCCCCTCCACTGTCCCTCCAGCACCCTCTCATGACTTAACCTCACTCCAAAGGACCAAGGAGAAATATCTACAAAGTCTTCCTCCATGATCTCAGAGCAGGAAAAGAAAGGTCTATCTGGAACGAAGAGACAATGAGCTGGTCACTGTTATACCTGGGAGAGCATACTcatgagaaaaagcaaaacaaaacaagccagaAAACCTAGAGAGACTCCCTTTAAAGCCAGGAATGAGACAAGGATGCCTGTCCACTGTCACCTCTTGTACTCCACATTCTGTTGGAGGTCCCACTCAGTggcataaaaaaagaagagattagaATCGTAacaattggaaagaaagaaacacctaAAGCGTCATTATTTGCAGGTAACGTCCTCTcgtacatagaaataaaaaaagaatctactttttttgttttttggggtttttttgagacagagtttcactctgttgcctgggctagagtgacgtggcgtcagcctagctcacagcaacctcaaactcctgggctcaagcaatcctcctgcctcagcctcctgagtagctggagctacaggcatgcaccactaattttttctatatttttagttgtctggctaatttctttctatttttagtagagacagggtttcactcttgttgaggctggtctggaactcctgacttcaagcaatcctccagcctcggcctcacagaatgctaggattataggcatgggccactgagcctggcctggaATCTACACTTAAATTGTTTGAAATAATAGGAGAGTTTAATAAAGTGactatgtatatataaaagtcggttttatttctatattcaaggaacaaacaatttaaaaatgtaattaaagagTAAACACCATGTACAACATTATTAGAAAACACCAAGTgcccaggaataaatttaacaaatcatAAAACCTTGTTAAGAGACATTAAAGgatttctaaataaatggagagataaacAGTGGTTCTGGAGCCTGCTGGTATTGGCTCATGAGAGtcaattgttaaattttcaggaattttgtaaattttaatccCAGCCATTGtgcaaaattatataaacttacaattaaataaattatatgaaaaatgaaggtaataaatattcaaaCTCATCAGTTCCTAGTCGCTGTACTATATTTTATCGTTATGTATGCCAGGGTCTGCAAAAATTTTTCCAAAGGGCCAGATTGTaataattttaggctttgtgggccacgtacagtctctgttgccatctttttcctcctcctttgaaAATGTGAAGCCATTCTTAGGCCACTCAAATCTTGCAATTTTTTAGGACaagccagaaatccagatttttatgtaaaatattcagGTTTTAAAAAGATCGTGTGGAACTCGAAAATATTATGTTAACTAAAATAAGGCAGacagaaaaggacaaatattgtatgattccacttacatgaaacaGCAAGAAGAAGCAAATTCATGGGGACAGAAAATAGCACAGAGGTTACCAGGGGTTAGGGGGAGAGGGGAACGGGCAGTTCTGCTTTACTGGTACAGCGTTTCTGCTTGGGATGATGCCAACGTTCTGGAAacggatggtggtgatggttgcacacattgtgaatgtacttagtgccACCCACTGGATCGGATACTTAAAAggggttaaaatggtaaattctatGGACTgcatattttactacaataaaaaaaaattgcattaaaagaaaagagggaacaaGAGAGACAAACAGATTGTGTGGACCAAAGAAAAGTCAGAGAGCCAGTCTGGCTAATTTGCAATTCCCAGTGGGAACATCCCTGTCTGAAATGCTAATTCCCGCTTATTTCCCCTCCACCTAGCAAAATCCTGCTCATCTTTCCAGGAATGGCCAAAgtgtcacccctccccccccccactgcccgAAGCCTGAG
This sequence is a window from Microcebus murinus isolate Inina chromosome 20, M.murinus_Inina_mat1.0, whole genome shotgun sequence. Protein-coding genes within it:
- the LOC105866477 gene encoding metallothionein-2-like, which gives rise to MDPNCSCAPGGSCTCAGSCTCKECRCSSCKKSCCSCCPSGCAKCAQGCVCKGASNKCSCCA